TAAAATACATTATAAATAAAAAATGAAATTTAATAGAGTTATCAATAATTTTAAGAAGTATTAAAAAAAGAAAATTGTTAATAAGTTTGCCCGTCATTGGGAACCTATTAACAATTAATTATTAAAACAGAACGGTATTTAAAACGGCAGTTGTTGCAGTTCTTTTGAAGCCAATTTAAACTCTGCTATTATCTCATCTATTATACTATTTACAGGTTTAATTTGATGAATTAACCCGGCAATTTGACCAATTTCTAATTCGCCTTCTACTAAATCACCCTCAAACATTCCGCGCTTGGCCCTGGCTCTTCCCAATAATATTTTTAAATCTTCGGGGGTTGGACATTGGGCATAAAGTTCTTGTATGTCGTTATAGAATTTGTTTTTAATCAAACGAACCGGAGCCAGTTCTTTTAACGTGAGTTGGGTATCACCTTCTTTGAGTTCGATAATCGTTTTTTTGAAATCTTCGTGAGCGGAACTTTCCACCGAAGCAGCAAATCGAGAACCCATTTGAACGCCATCAGCACCAAGAATCATGGTGGCCAACATACCGCGCCCGGTAGCAATTCCTCCAGCTGCAATTAAAGGGATAGCAATATTTTCTCTTACCATCGGAATCAAAGTGAGTGTTGTAGTTTCTTCTCTTCCGTTGTGTCCGCCGGCTTCAAATCCTTCTGCAACCACAGCATCTACTCCTGCTTCCTGAGCTTTTAGCGCAAATTTCGAACTGCTTACTACATGCACAACCGTGATACCATGTTCTTTTAAATGTGCTGTCCATGTTTTTGGATTGCCTGCGGAAGTGAAGACAATTTTCACTCCTTCTTCAATTATAATTTGAATAATTTCTTCAATATTAGGATACAACAAGGGTACATTGACCCCAAAGGGTTTGTCTGTAGCTTTTTTACATTTTTGAATGTGCTCCCGAAGCACATCAGGATACATAGAGCCGGCTCCTATCAAACCTAATCCTCCTGCATTGCTGACTGCACTGGCTAATTTATAACCGCTATTCCAAATCATCCCTCCTTGAATGATTGGATATTGTATATTGAAAAGTTGAGTGATTTTATTCATTAATTTTTAATGATTTTACCGGATTGTACTAACGAATTGCATTTTATTTTATAGAAATAAATTCCTGAAGTTAAAGCTTCTAATGAAATCGCTGCATTTGAATATTCGATACTTTTTTGAAGAACCAATTGTCCCAAAGCGTTATAAAAACTAACATTAGCCTGATCTGAATCAGCCGGAAACGATACAAAGAGTTTATCATACGCCGGATTTGGGTAAACCAAAAATTGTCCTTTAGCAGTATCGGTTACCGAAAGCGCTGTATCTAATGCCAACTGAAAATCGGGTATACCGTAACCATATTGATATGTAGGAAAGGAAAAACCATCAGCAGATTGTTTGACAAAATCGGTTATCTGTGCATTAGTTGCCCAAGGAACAGCTTGCCAAAAACTGGCTATAGCTCCGGCCAATATCGGACAGGAAAATGAGGTGCCGCTACCCGTTGCTATTGTTCCTGACATATTGGATAAAACAGCACTTTCGCCTTGCGCCATAACATCAGGTTTAATTCGCCCATCAAATGACGGCCCTATAGAACTGAAAGCTGCATAAGTTCGATCTGATTTTACTGCTCCTACCGTCAGTACATTTAAAGCATCCGCCGGAACTGCAATATTAGGGTTAGGTCCGGCTCCAGAATTTCCGGCACTTACTACACATATCATTCCGCGACTAAAAGCAATATCAGCTCCTTTTGAAATAAAGGAAGTATTGCCATTCATATCTTCATAAGTATAGCTATAACTTGGGTCATCGTATTGAAAATAGCCGAGCGAAGTTGTAATCACGTCCACACCGAGGCTATCAGCAAGTTCAGCTGCTTCTACCCAATAACTTTCTTCTACCGGATTTTCGGCCGCCGTGTCTTCGGTTATAAACAAATAGTATTGCGCATCCGGTGCGGTACCTACCAATTGATTTGGCACATAACCACCCATAGTCGAAAGCACCATTGTACCATGAGCGCCTCTGCTGTAAAAATTGGTATCGCCATCCACAAAATTGTATCCACCCAAAATCAGATTATTATCATGCAATCGTTGAAAAGGAGTTGCTGTATCTACATTGGGAAAACCCGCATCTAAGACAGCTATTATTTTTCCGGCACCCGTAAAATTTTGTTGGTGTAACAAATGAGCATTAAGCATTTGAATTTGGTTTGCGGAATTCCCATAAGCAAAAGTGGTATTCACATCCAAATTCTTGTTCACTTTACCGAGTACTTTTTTCTTGCTATTTGCCATCCTATTAGTACCATTCAAACTTTTATCTGCAAATTGAATATGATCTACAAAAGCTAAATCGGTTAAACTTTGAATATTGGCAATACTTCCCCTTACGTGAAGCGCATTAAACCATTTGGATTTGGCTTTTACCACAATTCCGTCAACTGCGATTACAGCATCAACATAGGGTTGATGAAGCGGAACATCTTTATTATCCAGTTCAATATTTTGATTTGCTCTTCTGTCTAAAGCTCTTTGGGAAAGCATTTCTAAAGGATTGTCGAAATAAAATTGTGCATTAGGTTTATCCGTAAAATAAACCCAAGCATCTTCTTGAGAAAAACTCAGTAAACTTGTAAATAGAAATGCAATAAAGAATATTTTTTTCATAGCCTTTATCCTTTTGGAAAGTGCTAATTTATGAAATTACTCCTGAACCCACTAATTCATCACCAATATTCCAAGCAACAAATTGTCCTTCAGTAATGGCGGATTGTGGTTCTTCAAAAGCAACATACAAGCCACTTTCAAATTGGTACAACATTGCTTTTTGCAACGCCTGACGGTAACGGATTCTCGCCATAACGGGCATTGATTCGCCAGTTTTCAAAGCTAAATCTTTTCGAATCCAATGAATTTCAGACGGCTGAACTCTCAACGTTTTTTTAAATAAACCCGGATGATTTGCCCCTTGACCTGTATAAATTGCATTTGATTTCACATCAGTAGCAATAATGAATAGCGCCTCTTTAGTTCCACCAACATTTAATCCTTTTCGTTGTCCGATAGTAAAATAATGAGCTCCTTGGTGTTTGCCCACTACTTTGCCATTTTCAGGAGCATAAGAAATGCCTTTAGCTTCAAAAATCAATTGCTCTTCTAAGGAATTGAACTCAGGAGTTGCTTGATGGTATATTGGATTATCGGCTGCAATTTCATAAATCAAACCTTCTTTAGGTTGTAATTGCTGTTGCAAAAACTCAGGCAAACGCACTTTCCCGATAAAGCACAACCCTTGAGAATCTTTCTTTTCGGCAGTAACTAAATCAAGTTGCAGTGCTATTTCGCGAACCTCAGGTTTAGTCAACTCCCCTATTGGGAATAAAGATTTGGCTAATTGTTCTTGTGATAGCTGACAAAGAAAATAAGATTGGTCTTTGTTATCGTCTTTTCCGGCTAATAGTTGATAAACCTGTTTTCCATCTACAGCTATTTCGCCTTTTCGACAATAATGTCCTGTTGCCACAAAATCAGCACCCAGACTCAAAGCGATTTTCATGAAAACATCAAATTTGATTTCCCGATTGCACAACACATCAGGATTTGGAGTTCTCCCCTGCTCGTATTCGTTGAACATATAGTCAACGATTTTTTCTTTGTATTGTTCGCTTAAATCAACGGTTTGGAAAGGAATTCCAAGTTTCTCAGCAACCAAAAGTGCATCGTTACTGTCTTCGAGCCACGGGCATTCGTTAGAAATGGTAACGGAATCATCGTGCCAATTCTTCATAAAAAGACCAATGACTTCATAGCCTTGTTCTTTTAACAAATAAGCGGCAACACTCGAATCAACCCCACCGGAAAGCCCAACAACAACTCTTTTCATTTTAAAGCAAAAAATTTTGCTGCAAAATTACTTGTTTATTTATTATTCTTCTAGCGGTTTAACTCTTTTTTGGAATTTCTTGCCTTGCTTGTTCATGTTGACATCTTTGAGTTTATTCTTTTCAAGAATTTTCCACATGCCTACTTTTTTTCCGTTTTTAAAAAGTCCTTTGCCGGCAATCTTATTGTCTGTAGTTCTAAAAATGGCCAAGCCTTCATATTGCCCATTAACATAGGTAGTTTCTTCCAATAAGACTCCATTCTCAGCATAACTTTTATAAGGTCCGTCTTTGATGCCGTTTTTATAAACAGTCTCTTCTGCAATTTTGCCGCTTTTGTAAAAAACTTTTCTGACTCCATCTAATTTTCCATTGGTGTATTTTTCAAGAGTCATGATTTCGGGAGAATCTTCGTGGTAATATTTCCATTCTCCTTCGAATTGCTTATTTACTACTTTTCCTTCACTTACTTTATTACTTTTTTGGTTAAAAAAAGTGGTATAACACGAATTATTTTGGGTATTAAATTCACGGGTAGCAATGACTGTTCCGGCTTTAGTATCATCAAAGAACTTGAATATTCCAACTTCTTTTCCATGGTCAAATGTGCCTTCATATCGAGGTCGTTTCGATTCTTCATAAATACCTTTCCAGACACCATGCTTATTGCCGTTTTCGTCTAGTTTATTAAAATCCTGGGCAAAGGAAACACTGTTGATGAATAAGAAAATCAGGATATACTTCATTTTAATTGTTTTTTATATAACGGCGAAATGTCAATTTTAGTATGCAAAAATAGCTCTAAAAATAAAAACCATTTCATTTTTTATCTCTGTAAAATCAATCTCGTCTTTCTTTTTAGCGCATTAAATTTTACAATTCTTATGAAATACTTATATACTTTAAAGATTTAGTTGTTAATTTAAATGAATATTTTTATATTTGGAAAAAATTAAACCTTACTATAGATGAAAAATTTAATGAAAAAAATTACCCTTGTAGCAATAGCTTTTCTAGCTTTTTCGTGTGCTAAACCAGAGGATGAAAAAACAGTAAAATCAGTTTCTATCGCTGAAATAGCTACAGTAACTCCAGAATTAAGCAGTTTTGTTGAAGCTTTAGACTTAACAGGTTTAACAGCAACTTTTGAAAACGAAGGAAACAATACCGTTTTTGTACCTAACAATGATGCTTTTGCAAACATGTTAAGCAGTATGGGATATGGCTCTTTTGAAGATATGGAAGCTGACAAACCAGGATTATTAGCTAACATTTTAAAATACCATGTTCTTCCAAATTCAAGAGTTTTATCAACAGATTTAACTGATGGGGCTACTGCAACAACTTTATTGGGAGAAACTATAACTGTTAACATTGATGTTGACACTACTACAAACACTGATAACATTTCAATTACAGACCAAAATGACCTTACCGGAAATGATTCAAATATCATCGCAAGAGACATCAAATGTTCAAACGGTACGATTCACTTAATTGACAATGTTTTATTACCTGCTCCACCAGCAGACTAACAATAAAATAAACACAAAAAAAGGCTACCTAATCAGGTAGCCTTTTTTATGACTAAAATTCTGAAGTTATCTACTATTGCTACTTTGCTCAATCAACAATAGTTTATGGAATATATTTTTAACACTTGTAAAACTCCTGACGTTGTTCCTCATTTGACAATCTATTCTTTAATGGATATTGAAAAACGGTTTTAGATGAGCTACTAAACTAATATTACAAAAGCTTAGTTATTCGGAAGTTTAGCTCCTGATTCTGCAAAGCAAAATCTATGGCTAAGAATAGATTTACTCATATTTCAGTACTCGATATAATCATATGACAACAATAAAAAACTCCGCTTAAATATATTATTTAAGCGGAGTTTTTTATTTAAGCTTTGAGTCTTATTTCTTTTTATTCTGTAATTGTTTCTGCGCTTCGGCTTGTTCCATCATTTCGCGCATCTTTTTTTGGAATTTACCTTCGGCTTTTGGCTTGGTTTTATTCTCCTGAATCTGAGCGTGAATCTTGTCGCTATCGATGAAATACTTTTTAATGACAATCATAATTCCGATGGTGATTAAGTTGGAAATAAAGTTATACAAACTCAATCCCGAACCATAACTATTGAAGAATATTAACATCATTACCGGCGAAACATAAATCATAATTTTCATGATTTTCCCCATATCCGGCATACCGTCTTGTGGTGGTTGCGCCATGGCTTGATCGCCCGATGTCATTTTCATATAGAAGAAGATAGCAATAGCCGCCAAGATTGGGAACAAACTGATATGATCTCCGTATAACGGAATGTGGAATGGTAACTTTGCAATTTGGTCAAATGAAGATAAGTCATTCGCCCAAAGGAAACTTTTTTGTCTCAACTCAAATGCCGACGGGAAGAACTGGAATGAGGCATACATGAACGGTATTTGAATCAGTGCCGGGATACAACCTGCCATTGGATTAACTCCGGCTTTGTTGTATAACTTCATGGTTTCCTGTTGCTTCTTCATTGGATCTTTTTTGAATTTTTCTCCAATCTCCATAATCTCCGGACGCAATACCTTCATCTTTGCTTGCGACAAAAATGATTTGAACGTTATTGGCGACATGGCCACTTTGATTAAAATAGTG
Above is a genomic segment from Flavobacterium phycosphaerae containing:
- a CDS encoding S8 family serine peptidase, with protein sequence MKKIFFIAFLFTSLLSFSQEDAWVYFTDKPNAQFYFDNPLEMLSQRALDRRANQNIELDNKDVPLHQPYVDAVIAVDGIVVKAKSKWFNALHVRGSIANIQSLTDLAFVDHIQFADKSLNGTNRMANSKKKVLGKVNKNLDVNTTFAYGNSANQIQMLNAHLLHQQNFTGAGKIIAVLDAGFPNVDTATPFQRLHDNNLILGGYNFVDGDTNFYSRGAHGTMVLSTMGGYVPNQLVGTAPDAQYYLFITEDTAAENPVEESYWVEAAELADSLGVDVITTSLGYFQYDDPSYSYTYEDMNGNTSFISKGADIAFSRGMICVVSAGNSGAGPNPNIAVPADALNVLTVGAVKSDRTYAAFSSIGPSFDGRIKPDVMAQGESAVLSNMSGTIATGSGTSFSCPILAGAIASFWQAVPWATNAQITDFVKQSADGFSFPTYQYGYGIPDFQLALDTALSVTDTAKGQFLVYPNPAYDKLFVSFPADSDQANVSFYNALGQLVLQKSIEYSNAAISLEALTSGIYFYKIKCNSLVQSGKIIKN
- a CDS encoding toxin-antitoxin system YwqK family antitoxin yields the protein MKYILIFLFINSVSFAQDFNKLDENGNKHGVWKGIYEESKRPRYEGTFDHGKEVGIFKFFDDTKAGTVIATREFNTQNNSCYTTFFNQKSNKVSEGKVVNKQFEGEWKYYHEDSPEIMTLEKYTNGKLDGVRKVFYKSGKIAEETVYKNGIKDGPYKSYAENGVLLEETTYVNGQYEGLAIFRTTDNKIAGKGLFKNGKKVGMWKILEKNKLKDVNMNKQGKKFQKRVKPLEE
- a CDS encoding NAD(P)H-dependent flavin oxidoreductase, whose translation is MNKITQLFNIQYPIIQGGMIWNSGYKLASAVSNAGGLGLIGAGSMYPDVLREHIQKCKKATDKPFGVNVPLLYPNIEEIIQIIIEEGVKIVFTSAGNPKTWTAHLKEHGITVVHVVSSSKFALKAQEAGVDAVVAEGFEAGGHNGREETTTLTLIPMVRENIAIPLIAAGGIATGRGMLATMILGADGVQMGSRFAASVESSAHEDFKKTIIELKEGDTQLTLKELAPVRLIKNKFYNDIQELYAQCPTPEDLKILLGRARAKRGMFEGDLVEGELEIGQIAGLIHQIKPVNSIIDEIIAEFKLASKELQQLPF
- the mnmA gene encoding tRNA 2-thiouridine(34) synthase MnmA: MKRVVVGLSGGVDSSVAAYLLKEQGYEVIGLFMKNWHDDSVTISNECPWLEDSNDALLVAEKLGIPFQTVDLSEQYKEKIVDYMFNEYEQGRTPNPDVLCNREIKFDVFMKIALSLGADFVATGHYCRKGEIAVDGKQVYQLLAGKDDNKDQSYFLCQLSQEQLAKSLFPIGELTKPEVREIALQLDLVTAEKKDSQGLCFIGKVRLPEFLQQQLQPKEGLIYEIAADNPIYHQATPEFNSLEEQLIFEAKGISYAPENGKVVGKHQGAHYFTIGQRKGLNVGGTKEALFIIATDVKSNAIYTGQGANHPGLFKKTLRVQPSEIHWIRKDLALKTGESMPVMARIRYRQALQKAMLYQFESGLYVAFEEPQSAITEGQFVAWNIGDELVGSGVIS
- a CDS encoding fasciclin domain-containing protein, whose amino-acid sequence is MKNLMKKITLVAIAFLAFSCAKPEDEKTVKSVSIAEIATVTPELSSFVEALDLTGLTATFENEGNNTVFVPNNDAFANMLSSMGYGSFEDMEADKPGLLANILKYHVLPNSRVLSTDLTDGATATTLLGETITVNIDVDTTTNTDNISITDQNDLTGNDSNIIARDIKCSNGTIHLIDNVLLPAPPAD